A window of the Cannabis sativa cultivar Pink pepper isolate KNU-18-1 chromosome X, ASM2916894v1, whole genome shotgun sequence genome harbors these coding sequences:
- the LOC115707300 gene encoding UPF0496 protein At1g20180-like, with protein MMSKRVLILHDCTTNSSNNYGEDHHSHEHDQQEYYCRAIFRELTSVRLINPLTIISPLEYRDIRKSYMVLLHKLTSKQKKIKRREKVKKICKKVGGVGLVVSHSLVLVALFVFAILHGMFGLVAVPAVMGCSSIYLGKKRKLDLVAPNRVGKVINSRGGGGVVEQLDVAAKGVFILMNDFDTMSQMVRRLQNEVEHKKSAADICVRSNKFELLKEVVKEFHAQDSSFLEQLQELEDHIYLCLLTINRSNKLLINPTDYS; from the coding sequence ATGATGAGCAAAAGGGTATTAATACTCCATGATTGTACTACTAATAGTAGTAATAATTATGGTGAAGATCATCATAGTCATGAGCATGACCAACAAGAATATTATTGCCGAGCCATATTCAGAGAGCTGACTTCGGTTAGATTAATAAACCCTTTGACAATTATAAGCCCTCTTGAATATCGAGATATTCGGAAAAGTTACATGGTTTTGCTCCATAAACTAACATCCAAACAGAAGAAGATTAAAAGGAGAGAAAAGGTGAAGAAAATATGTAAGAAAGTTGGAGGAGTTGGGCTCGTGGTATCGCATAGTTTGGTCTTGGTTGCCTTGTTCGTCTTTGCAATATTACATGGCATGTTTGGTCTTGTGGCGGTTCCTGCTGTAATGGGCTGTTCTTCAATTTACTTGGGTAAAAAGAGAAAACTGGATTTGGTGGCTCCAAATCGGGTTGGGAAGGTAATAAATAGTAGAGGAGGTGGTGGGGTTGTTGAGCAGCTTGATGTAGCTGCAAAAGGGGTTTTTATATTGATGAATGATTTTGATACGATGAGTCAAATGGTGAGAAGGTTGCAAAATGAGGTCGAGCACAAGAAATCTGCGGCTGATATATGTGTGAGGAGTAACAAGTTTGAGCTATTGAAGGAGGTTGTGAAGGAGTTTCATGCTCAGGATTCTAGCTTTTTGGAGCAACTACAAGAACTTGAAGACCATATTTACCTTTGTTTACTCACCATAAACCGATCCAACAAGCTACTAATTAATCCAACAGATTATAGCTAG
- the LOC115701226 gene encoding uncharacterized protein LOC115701226, whose protein sequence is MAKHNSSNSHNAWMGIQKKRWAMMILALFSLSTAIVFLMRTAFDSCSVPKGGGNGFGSPGVIEKRDIVVHSELNPLEFMKSKLVLLVSHELSLSGGPLLLMELAFLLRKVGAEVVWITNQKQGESDDVIYSLERKMLNRGVQVFSAKGQKAIDTALKADLVVLNTAVAGKWLDSVLKENVHHVLPKVLWWIHEMRGHYFKVEYVKHLPFVAGAMIDSHATTEYWKNRTKERLGIAMPKTYVVHLGNSKELMEIAEDSVSRRVLREHIRESIGVRSDDLLFAIINSVSRGKGQDLFLRAFYESLQVIKEKKLQVPTMHAVVVGSDMNAQTKFETELRTFVSEKNIQDRVHFVNKTLTVAPYLAAIDVLVQNSQARGECFGRITIEAMAFQLPVLGTAAGGTMEIVENGTTGLLHPAGKEGVIPLARNMVMMATHIERRLTMGNQGYERVKERFLEPHMAHRIAFVLKDILSNSKPVTST, encoded by the exons ATGGCTAAACATAATAGTAGTAACAGTCATAATGCCTGGATGGGGATCCAGAAGAAGAGGTGGGCGATGATGATTTTAGCGTTGTTTTCTCTTTCGACGGCGATTGTTTTCCTCATGAGAACAGCGTTCGATTCATGCAGTGTCCCCAAAGGCGGAGGCAATGGTTTTGGAAGTCCTGGAGTAATTGAGAAGAGAGATATTGTGGTTCACTCAGAACTAAATCCACTGGAATTCATGAAATCCAAGCTCGTTCTTTTGGTTTCTCATGAGCTTTCTCTCTCCG GAGGGCCATTGTTACTGATGGAATTGGCGTTTCTATTAAGAAAAGTTGGAGCAGAAGTTGTTTGGATTACTAACCAGAAACAGGGGGAATCTGATGATGTGATTTACAGTCTCGAGCGGAAGATGCTTAACCGAGGAGTACAG GTCTTCTCTGCAAAGGGCCAAAAAGCTATAGACACAGCTCTTAAAGCTGATTTAGTTGTTCTAAACACAGCTGTTGCTGGGAAATGGCTGGATTCGGTTCTAAAGGAAAATGTTCATCACGTTCTTCCAAAGGTTTTGTGGTGGATTCATGAGATGCGAGGGCATTATTTCAAAGTGGAGTATGTTAAGCATCTCCCTTTTGTTGCAGGTGCCATGATTGACTCACATGCAACTACAGAATACTGGAAAAACAGAACCAAGGAACGATTGGG AATTGCAATGCCGAAAACCTATGTTGTACACTTGGGGAATAGCAAAGAACTGATGGAAATTGCTGAAGATAGCGTGTCTAGAAGAGTTCTTCGTGAGCACATTCGAGAGTCTATTGGAGTTCGGAGTGATGATCTACTCTTTGCCATCATAAATA GTGTTTCACGAGGAAAAGGACAGGATCTATTTCTTCGGGCATTTTATGAAAGTCTGCAAGTGATTAAAGAGAAGAAATTGCAGGTGCCAACGATGCATGCTGTTGTAGTGGGAAGTGACATGAATGCTCAAACGAAGTTCGAAACAGAATTACGTACATTTGTGTCGGAGAAAAATATTCAGGACAGAGTTCACTTTGTAAATAAAACCCTGACCGTTGCTCCTTACCTTGCTGCAATTGATGTTCTTGTTCAGAACTCTCAG GCCCGGGGAGAATGTTTTGGAAGAATAACCATTGAAGCAATGGCTTTTCAGCTGCCTGTATTG GGAACGGCGGCTGGAGGAACAATGGAGATTGTCGAGAACGGGACAACAGGGCTGTTGCATCCTGCTGGTAAAGAAGGTGTGATTCCACTTGCGCGAAACATGGTGATGATGGCGACACATATAGAGAGAAGGCTGACGATGGGCAATCAAGGATATGAGAGGGTGAAGGAGAGGTTCTTGGAACCCCACATGGCACATAGAATTGCTTTTGTTTTGAAGGACATTTTAAGCAACTCAAAACCAGTCACTAGCACTTAG
- the LOC115703208 gene encoding peroxidase 9 produces MANNLFSKVTLLGLMVMVITFLSATLNQAHPATGAGGFNFGWGGGEGVGGISGGYFGLFPEYYQSSCPQVDDIVVSVLEKAIAREPRMAASLLRLHFHDCFVQGCDASVLLDDSATIGSEKRSVPNKNSIRGFEVIDEIKVKLEEACPHTVSCADILALAARASTVLSGGPNWVLPLGRRDSRTASLRGANKNIPPPNSTLQNLVTFFKRQGLDEVDLVALSGAHTIGVARCTSFKQRLYNQNGNNGQPDASLEKSYYYGLKSVCPKSGGDNNISPLDFASPVRFDNTYFKLILWGKGLLTSDQVLWSGNDKNTMQLVKSYASNEGLFFQHFAKSMVKMGNITPLTGFNGEVRKNCRIVN; encoded by the exons ATGGCTAATAATTTATTCTCCAAAGTAACACTACTTGGTCTTATGGTCATGGTCATCACATTTCTGTCAGCCACACTCAACCAAGCTCACCCGGCCACCGGGGCGGGTGGTTTCAACTTCGGTTGGGGTGGAGGAGAAGGAGTAGGAGGAATATCAGGAGGGTATTTTGGTCTTTTCCCTGAATACTATCAGTCTTCATGTCCTCAAGTTGATGACATTGTCGTCTCTGTCTTGGAGAAGGCCATTGCAAGGGAGCCTAGGATGGCTGCTTCTTTGCTTCGTCTTCATTTCCATGACTGCTTTGTTCAG GGTTGTGATGCTTCGGTACTATTGGACGATAGTGCAACCATAGGTAGTGAGAAAAGGTCAGTACCAAACAAGAATTCCATAAGAGGATTCGAAGTGATCGATGAGATTAAGGTTAAGTTGGAAGAAGCATGTCCTCACACTGTCTCTTGTGCTGACATTCTTGCTCTTGCTGCTCGCGCTTCCACTGTACTA AGCGGTGGACCCAATTGGGTGTTGCCATTAGGAAGGAGGGATTCAAGAACTGCCAGTCTAAGAGGTGCAAACAAAAACATTCCCCCACCAAACTCCACTCTCCAAAACCTTGTCACTTTCTTTAAACGTCAAGGTCTTGATGAAGTAGACCTTGTTGCTCTCTCag gtgCACACACAATTGGGGTGGCAAGGTGTACATCCTTCAAGCAAAGACTGTACAACCAAAACGGGAACAATGGCCAACCAGATGCAAGTCTTGAGAAGAGCTATTATTATGGTTTGAAATCAGTCTGTCCAAAATCAGGTGGTGACAATAATATATCTCCTTTGGATTTTGCTTCTCCTGTTAGGTTTGACAACACTTACTTCAAGCTCATATTGTGGGGGAAAGGGCTTCTTACTTCTGATCAAGTGCTTTGGAGTGGGAATGATAAGAACACCATGCAACTTGTTAAGAGTTATGCTTCCAACGAAGGACTTTTCTTTCAACATTTTGCAAAATCCATGGTTAAGATGGGCAACATTACTCCTTTGACTGGATTCAATGGTGAAGTTAGGAAGAATTGTCgtatagttaattaa
- the LOC115701235 gene encoding uncharacterized protein LOC115701235: MTACFFTSLPSITSNRFSLPWPPSTSNPNRFISPTFLTKSSIDSPRFSPTVLRQGPGLVSPEDLSLPPTPPVETATEENEEVLSVFDGAAEEDNIFDDKAPTSLPRVKKKTEEDDELDNRFKLRNGREVFEEKAYLVGVERKGDTEYSFGIEESLKELAQLADTAGLMVVGSTYQKLASPNPRTYIGSGKVAEIKTAIRALDTETVIFDDELSAGQLRNLEKCFGGDVRVCDRTALILDIFNQRAATHEAALQVALAQMEYQLPRLTKMWTHLERQAGGKVKGMGEKQIEVDKRILRTQIGVLKKELESVRKHRKQYRTRRTSVPVPVVSLVGYTNAGKSTLLNQLTGANVLAEDRLFATLDPTTRRVQTKNGKEFLLTDTVGFIQKLPTTLVAAFRATLEEITESSLLVHVVDISHPLAQQQIDAVDKVLADLDVSSIPKLIVWNKVDKVANPEKLKLEAQKRGDIVCVSALNGEGLLEFCNAVQDRLKDTMVWIEALIPFEKGELLSTVHQVGMVERTEYTENGTLVKAHVPLRFARLLTPMRQHCIT; this comes from the exons ATGACCGCATGCTTCTTCACCTCTCTTCCCTCCATTACCTCTAACCGTTTCTCTCTTCCATGGCCTCCTTCAACTTCAAACCCTAACCGCTTCATTTCCCCTACTTTTCTCACAAAATCCTCCATTGATTCACCTAGATTTTCCCCCACAGTTCTCCGACAAGGTCCGGGGCTTGTTTCACCGGAAGACCTTTCTTTGCCCCCCACCCCACCGGTTGAGACCGCCACTGAAGAAAACGAGGAAGTTCTTAGTGTTTTTGATGGAGCTGCGGAAGAGGATAATATATTTGATGATAAGGCCCCAACTTCTTTGCCTAGAGTTAAGAAGAAGACAGAGGAAGATGATGAATTAGATAACAGGTTTAAGCTTCGGAATGGAAGAGAG GTTTTTGAAGAAAAAGCATACCTTGTTGGCGTTGAGCGCAAAGGTGATACAGAGTACTCCTTTGGCATAGAGGAATCACTGAAGGAACTGGCCCAGTTGGCAGACACCGCAGGGCTTATGGTTGTTGGTTCCACGTATCAAAA GTTAGCTTCTCCGAACCCAAGGACTTACATTGGATCTGGCAAGGTGGCAGAAATCAAGACTGCTATTCGTGCCTTGGACACCGAGACTGTAATATTTGATGATGAGCTATCAGCAGG GCAATTGCGCAATTTGGAAAAGTGTTTTGGTGGAGATGTAAGAGTTTGTGATCGCACTGCCCTCATCCTAGATATTTTTAATCAGCGTGCGGCAACTCATGAAGCAGCTTTGCAG GTAGCATTGGCACAAATGGAATACCAATTGCCTCGATTAACAAAAATGTGGACTCATCTTGAGCGTCAAGCAGGAGGCAAGGTGAAGGGGATGGGAGAGAAACAAATTGAAGTGGACAAACGTATCTTACGCACTCAA ATTGGTGTGCTCAAGAAGGAGTTGGAATCTGTTAGAAAACATAGAAAGCAATACAGAACTCGACGCACTTCTGTACCCGTCCCAGTGGTGTCTTTG GTTGGTTACACAAATGCTGGAAAGAGCACACTTCTAAATCAATTGACTGGAGCTAATGTACTTGCTGAGGATCGATTATTTGCAACCCTTGATCCAACTACTAGAAGGGTTCAG ACGAAGAACGGGAAAGAGTTtctgctcacagatactgttggTTTCATTCAAAAATTACCTACTACCTTG GTTGCTGCTTTTAGAGCAACACTAGAGGAGATAACAGAATCATCGTTGTTAGTGCATGTAGTGGACATCAG CCATCCTCTAGCCCAGCAACAAATAGATGCTGTAGACAAAGTTTTAGCGGATCTGGATGTCTCCTCAATTCCAAAATTGATTGTTTGGAACAAG GTTGATAAGGTTGCCAATCCTGAAAAATTAAAGTTAGAAGCACAGAAAAGAGGTGATATAGTATGTGTGTCTGCTTTAAATGGTGAAGGGTTGCTTGAGTTCTGTAATGCAGTCCAGGATAGATTAAAG GATACTATGGTATGGATCGAAGCCTTGATCCCTTTTGAGAAAGGGGAGCTTTTAAGTACTGTACATCAGGTTGGCATGGTAGAGAGAACT GAATACACGGAGAATGGGACATTAGTGAAGGCACACGTGCCTCTTCGATTTGCAAGGCTACTCACACCTATGAGGCAACACTGTATTACCTGA
- the LOC115696754 gene encoding uncharacterized protein LOC115696754 — MASSSRTMEDLGHQWADLQVEDENEVGLLFDQEEVLVDEFDGRWCLVGKLLSDRPADFDSLRNVMASLWRPGKGMYVKELETNRFLFQFFHEVDIGRVLEGTPWTFNKSLLLVERIQGGENPRTKSLNSMEIWVQVYNLEIGFRSDRVLQGVGAYIGKYVSSCPKNFAGIWRDYFRVRVQINVEKPLKRRMRIYKNKTEWFWADFKYERVPTFCFICGTIGHSEKFCHRLFDEPIETIAKPYGMFMKAPDRRQGKQIGARWLRDNMGQPMGSFAGQSSSENHGEGGINQNRPLRDIIMIDGVDSGEKSGDTNVERRQVRVEGKQGEDQGIFSKEINEESNEIIAQVDLFATDLKRRRINGEGQSEQLIGKEVGPDLVLGESERPINVESRPFENVIIKNGKEIVVDRGLVSSVEEGLVQVDSDACMEINNGYPQFRATGFYGEPQRSLRPNSWQAIRQLSGESSLPWCLLGDLNNTLNHSDKRGGRPYPNWLLTGFQDVVSECHLIDMELRGHPYTWEKGRGTDQWVEVRLDRALISHDWQTLFPSAFLENLEITVSDHCPIWVNLSKSKPVQVHKKFRYENAWSREPMCRQIVQANWEDSSIQSLHVKLTSCSSALAEWGRDITGNFNKQIRQCNKALKLLKGRRDLVSVSRYKEIQAQLSEVLSKKEVFWRQRSKQLWLQAGDQNTKYFHACASTRKRSNQIDRLKNDDGLWVDWDNGLPDVMRRYYTELFTSSCSNWQRVIDCVVPRVSEDQNRDLLMVVEEEEVRRALFQMHPDKSPGPDGFNPGFYQKHWDIVGKDITTLVQRFFSCGEFPDYLIHTNVVLIPKKSHPESMNELRPIALCNVTYKILSKVLANRLKGILTQVISETQSPFLPGRLITDNILISYEIMHYLKRKQKGKQGFMAIKLDMSKAYDRVEWGFLEAMMKKLGFHDQCIRLILKCVSSVAYKFVVGEHEVGPIVPSRGLRQGDPLSPYLFLLCAEGFSALLHDFERRGKIRGCKVARGAPLISHMLFADDSYIYCQASEDGARNVVSLLDLFQAASGQQINCQKSSLFFSPNTSHDEKVRICTMMGIQEANENSLYLGLPNTLGRNKTAMLGFLKDRMRKKIQSWEGKFLSKAGKELLIKTVAQSLPSYAMNVFLLPVETCQEMEQLMCKFWWQSSTKNNKGIHWKSWDKLTIHKSKGGMGFRNFRDFNLSLLSKQGWRLLSFPESLVSRIFRARYYKNGNFLSAELGGNPSFVWRSIHETQDLVRNGVRCRIGNGTKVNIIRDPWLPDAANPIVTSSHPALLDKNVSVLMVPGELAWDGDLVRDLFNNRDSNLILSIPLSSSRICDSWFWNLEKTGHFTVKSTYRYLQLNKEADVNLNSSGVWKLIWKLRVPPKAKDLLWRAASDCLPTKTRLQSRHVPIQSNCPRCVNQPETPFHCLVDCPFAAQCWNCSGITLNIQGYVSFAGWLEAAFDRIDAATREQIAVTCWAIWKTRNDLVWSEKVSTAESVAVLAQITLSNWSQAQDRSLVPLPAYLSAADGSDTWQKPAATSIKINVDAAIFDSNGTYSFVCVARDASGQLVEAITCCRAGVVQPEMAEAMGVREALSWIKKKAWHGVVVESDCLSVIQAIRSNLPLLSYFGSVISDCKLLLEQIGDVSIYFIKRSANSVAHSFARASYFVADRTLLSNDVSTDLLHVIMNDCNY, encoded by the exons ATGGCGTCTAGTAGTAGAACTATGGAAGATTTGGGACATCAATGGGCTGATCTACAAGTGGAAGATGAGAATGAAGTGGGGCTTTTATTTGATCAGGAGGAGGTGTTGGTTGATGAGTTTGATGGGAGGTGGTGTTTAGTCGGGAAATTACTATCTGATAGGCCGGCTGATTTTGACTCTCTAAGGAATGTAATGGCGTCTTTGTGGCGACCGGGGAAAGGGATGTACGTCAAAGAGTTGGAGACTAATCGGTTCTTGTTTCAGTTTTTCCACGAGGTGGATATTGGCAGAGTTTTGGAAGGAACGCCATGGACGTTCAATAAAAGTCTGCTGCTGGTTGAAAGGATACAGGGAGGGGAGAATCCTCGGACTAAATCGTTAAATAGCATGGAAATATGGGTGCAAGTTTATAACCTCGAAATCGGTTTTCGATCGGACCGTGTGTTACAAGGAGTGGGAGCGTACATTGGTAAATATGTGTCTTCTTGTCCGAAAAACTTTGCTGGTATTTGGAGAGACTACTTCAGAGTTCGAGTGCAGATCAATGTAGAGAAACCATTAAAACGGAGAATGCGTATCTATAAAAACAAGACGGAGTGGTTCTGGGCTGACTTTAAGTACGAGCGGGTGCCAACGTTTTGCTTCATTTGTGGTACAATTGGACATTCGGAAAAATTCTGTCATCGGTTGTTTGATGAACCGATCGAAACAATTGCCAAACCTTACGGGATGTTTATGAAAGCTCCAGACAGAAGGCAAGGAAAACAAATCGGAGCTAGGTGGCTTAGAGATAACATGGGCCAACCGATGGGTTCTTTTGCCGGCCAGAGTTCATCGGAGAATCATGGGGAAGGTGGAATCAATCAGAATCGGCCATTAAGGGATATTATTATGATTGATGGAGTAGATAGTGGAGAGAAATCAGGGGATACGAATGTGGAAAGAAGGCAGGTTAGAGTTGAAGGAAAACAAGGAGAAGATCAAGGGATATTTTCTAAGGAGATAAATGAGGAAAGTAATGAGATCATAGCACAAGTGGATCTCTTTGCTACTGATTTAAAGAGGCGCCGTATAAATGGGGAAGGTCAAAGTGAACAATTAATTGGGAAGGAGGTGGGACCAGATCTGGTACTTGGAGAAAGTGAGAGACCCATCAATGTGGAAAGTAGGCCTTTTGAAAATGTCATTATTAAAAATGGCAAAGAAATAGTGGTGGACCGTGGGCTTGTTTCTAGTGTTGAGGAGGGGCTTGTGCAAGTGGACTCTGATGCATGCATGGAGATAAATAATG GCTATCCTCAATTTCGAGCAACTGGGTTCTATGGAGAGCCCCAAAGAAGTCTTCGGCCAAATTCATGGCAAGCTATTCGACAACTTTCGGGTGAGTCTTCTTTGCCTTGGTGTTTGTTAGGAGACTTGAATAATACATTGAACCATAGTGATAAGAGGGGAGGTCGCCCTTACCCGAATTGGTTACTTACTGGCTTCCAAGATGTTGTTTCGGAATGCCATCTAATTGACATGGAGCTTCGTGGTCATCCCTACACTTGGGAGAAAGGGAGAGGTACGGATCAATGGGTCGAGGTAAGGTTGGATCGAGCTCTTATTTCTCATGATTGGCAAACATTATTTCCTTCGGcttttcttgaaaatttggAGATTACAGTGTCGGATCATTGTCCTATATGGGTTAATCTTTCCAAGTCAAAACCGGTGCAAGTTCATAAAAAATTCCGTTATGAGAACGCGTGGTCTCGTGAACCGATGTGCAGACAGATTGTACAAGCTAATTGGGAGGATAGTTCAATTCAGTCTTTACATGTCAAGTTGACTTCGTGTAGTAGTGCTCTTGCTGAGTGGGGTAGAGACATCACAGGGAATTTTAATAAACAAATTCGTCAATGCAATAAGGCTTTGAAGCTTTTGAAAGGGAGAAGAGATCTTGTGTCTGTATCGCGCTACAAGGAAATTCAAGCTCAGTTATCTGAAGTTTTGTCAAAGAAGGAAGTTTTCTGGAGGCAACGGTCTAAGCAATTGTGGTTACAAGCTGGGGACCAAAACACTAAGTATTTTCATGCTTGTGCTAGTACTCGAAAAAGAAGTAATCAGATCGATAGACTAAAGAATGATGATGGTTTATGGGTCGACTGGGACAATGGACTTCCGGATGTCATGAGAAGATATTACACCGAGTTGTTCACTTCATCTTGTTCGAACTGGCAGAGGGTAATTGACTGTGTGGTCCCTCGTGTGTCTGAGGATCAAAACCGAGACCTGTTAATGGTGGTGGAAGAGGAAGAAGTTCGAAGAGCGCTTTTTCAAATGCATCCTGATAAATCGCCAGGCCCTGATGGCTTTAATCCTGGTTTTTATCAGAAGCATTGGGATATAGTCGGGAAGGACATTACAACTTTGGTTCAGCGGTTCTTTTCTTGTGGTGAGTTTCCTGATTACCTTATACATACTAATGTAGTGCTTATTCCGAAAAAGTCCCATCCTGAAAGTATGAATGAGTTGAGGCCGATTGCTTTATGCAATGTTACTTACAAGATTTTATCAAAAGTTTTGGCTAATAGACTCAAAGGGATTCTCACTCAAGTAATTTCAGAAACTCAAAGCCCTTTCTTACCTGGGAGGCTAATTACTGATAACATTTTGATTTCGTATGAGATAATGCACTATCTCAAACGTAAACAAAAGGGTAAACAAGGCTTTATGGCAATTAAGCTGGACATGAGCAAGGCGTATGATAGAGTTGAATGGGGTTTTTTGGAAGCTATGATGAAAAAGTTGGGATTCCATGATCAGTGCATTCGCTTAATTCTGAAGTGTGTGAGTTCGGTAGCCTATAAGTTTGTAGTAGGAGAGCATGAGGTCGGTCCAATTGTCCCTTCACGAGGCTTAAGACAAGGTGATCCACTATCGCCTTACTTGTTCCTTTTGTGTGCTGAAGGATTTTCTGCTCTGCTGCATGACTTTGAGAGACGGGGTAAAATTCGAGGTTGTAAAGTGGCTAGGGGAGCTCCTTTAATATCACACATGCTGTTTGCGGACGATAGTTACATTTACTGTCAGGCCTCAGAGGATGGAGCAAGAAATGTGGTTAGTTTACTGGATCTCTTTCAAGCAGCATCTGGTCAACAAATCAATTGTCAGAAGTCTTCCCTTTTCTTCAGTCCGAATACTAGTCATGATGAGAAAGTCCGAATTTGTACAATGATGGGGATTCAGGAAGCAAATGAAAATAGCCTTTACTTGGGCCTTCCGAATACACTAGGCCGTAATAAGACTGCAATGTTGGGGTTCTTGAAAGATAGAATGAGAAAGAAAATTCAAAGTTGGGAAGGGAAGTTTTTATCAAAAGCTGGGAAAGAATTGCTTATCAAAACAGTGGCCCAATCCCTTCCTAGTTACGCAATGAATGTCTTTTTATTACCTGTGGAGACTTGCCAGGAGATGGAACAACTAATGTGTAAGTTTTGGTGGCAATCTTCTACTAAGAACAATAAAGGCATACATTGGAAGAGTTGGGACAAACTTACCATTCACAAATCTAAAGGGGGTATGGGCTTTAGAAACTTTAGAGATTTCAATCTTAGTTTATTGAGTAAGCAAGGTTGGCGTCTCTTATCTTTTCCGGAATCTTTGGTAAGTAGAATTTTTAGAGCCCGGTATTACAAGAATGGGAATTTTCTCTCGGCGGAGCTAGGTGGTAACCCGAGTTTTGTTTGGCGCAGTATTCATGAAACTCAAGATTTGGTGCGCAATGGGGTAAGATGTCGCATTGGCAATGGGACTAAGGTGAACATTATTCGGGATCCGTGGCTTCCCGACGCTGCAAATCCAATTGTTACTTCCTCTCATCCGGCCTTATTGGATAAAAATGTTAGTGTGTTGATGGTTCCTGGAGAGTTAGCTTGGGATGGAGACTTGGTGCGAGATTTGTTTAACAACAGGGATTCTAATTTAATTCTTAGCATTCCCTTATCTTCAAGTCGGATATGTGATTCCTGGTTTTGGAACTTGGAAAAGACTGGGCACTTTACAGTTAAATCAACATACAGATATTTGCAACTGAATAAGGAAGCCGATGTTAATTTAAATAGCTCAGGGGTGTGGAAACTGATTTGGAAATTACGTGTTCCTCCTAAAGCTAAGGATTTGTTATGGCGAGCGGCTTCAGATTGTCTTCCCACGAAAACAAGGCTCCAATCAAGACATGTACCGATACAAAGCAATTGTCCCAGGTGTGTTAATCAACCCGAGACTCCGTTTCACTGCTTGGTTGACTGCCCTTTTGCTGCACAATGTTGGAACTGCAGTGGTATCACGCTAAATATTCAGGGTTATGTTTCTTTTGCTGGTTGGTTGGAAGCTGCATTTGATCGAATTGATGCAGCAACTAGAGAACAAATCGCCGTGACCTGCTGGGCGATTTGGAAAACCAGAAATGACCTGGTTTGGTCTGAGAAGGTGTCTACAGCCGAGAGTGTAGCTGTTCTTGCTCAGATTACTCTCTCGAATTGGTCTCAAGCTCAAGACAGATCACTCGTCCCTCTTCCTGCTTATCTCTCTGCTGCAGATGGCTCGGATACATGGCAGAAACCAGCTGCTACATCGATAAAAATCAATGTTGATGCTGCAATTTTTGACAGCAATGGCACATATAGCTTTGTGTGTGTTGCTCGGGATGCAAGTGGCCAGTTGGTGGAGGCTATCACATGTTGTAGGGCTGGTGTTGTTCAACCGGAGATGGCTGAGGCCATGGGGGTTCGTGAAGCTCTCAGTTGGATTAAGAAGAAGGCTTGGCACGGGGTAGTTGTGGAGTCGGATTGTCTTTCGGTGATTCAAGCAATTCGTAGTAACCTTCCTTTATTATCTTATTTTGGAAGTGTTATATCTGATTGCAAATTGTTATTGGAACAAATTGGTGatgtttctatttattttattaagcgGTCTGCTAATAGCGTTGCTCACTCCTTTGCGAGGGCTTCCTATTTTGTTGCTGATCGTACTCTCTTAAGCAATGACGTTTCTACTGATTTGCTTCATGTAATCATGAATGATTGCAATTACTAA